The following proteins are co-located in the Dermochelys coriacea isolate rDerCor1 chromosome 4, rDerCor1.pri.v4, whole genome shotgun sequence genome:
- the ANKRD37 gene encoding ankyrin repeat domain-containing protein 37 isoform X2 — MWMMLDCSSEPDGLSLLLEAGAGVNAPADTFGQSPAHLAACGGQAFFLLWQLQTGANLNQQDCHGEAPIHKAAKVGSLECLALLVASDARIDLCNNDGQTAEDLAWAFGFLECAKFLTTVKHTQNMKLREQPSYSLKDNCGLPREASAGKKRACGIMGPANRKRRRSDDITS, encoded by the exons ATGTGGATGATGCTGGATTGCAGCTCAGAG CCTGACGGCTTGAGCCTCCTGCTTGAGGCGGGGGCTGGGGTGAATGCACCTGCAGATACCTTTGGTCAGTCCCCAGCTCACTTGGCTGCTTGTGGAGGACAAGCTTTTTTCCTACTCTGGCAACTGCAAACAGGAGCTAATCTGAACCAACAG gatTGCCATGGAGAAGCTCCTATTCATAAGGCAGCTAAAGTTGGGAGCTTGGAGTGTCTTGCTCTACTCGTTGCCAGTGATGCCAGAATAGA TTTGTGCAATAATGATGGACAAACAGCAGAAGATCTTGCATGGGCTTTTGGATTTCTGGAATGTGCCAAGTTCCTCACAACTGTTAAACACACTCAAAATATGAAGCTAAGAGAACAACCTAGCTACTCACTTAAGGACAATTGTGGTTTGCCAAGAGAGGCTTCAGCTGGAAAGAAACGAGCATGTGGAATTATGGGACCCGCAAACAGAAAGAGGAGGAGATCAGATG ATATCACGTCTTAG
- the ANKRD37 gene encoding ankyrin repeat domain-containing protein 37 isoform X1, protein MWMMLDCSSEPDGLSLLLEAGAGVNAPADTFGQSPAHLAACGGQAFFLLWQLQTGANLNQQDCHGEAPIHKAAKVGSLECLALLVASDARIDLCNNDGQTAEDLAWAFGFLECAKFLTTVKHTQNMKLREQPSYSLKDNCGLPREASAGKKRACGIMGPANRKRRRSDGSLRTWEGAEFLSQDVCCFPLTSSMKTRCRKNGFSYSNLQQWEGTSC, encoded by the exons ATGTGGATGATGCTGGATTGCAGCTCAGAG CCTGACGGCTTGAGCCTCCTGCTTGAGGCGGGGGCTGGGGTGAATGCACCTGCAGATACCTTTGGTCAGTCCCCAGCTCACTTGGCTGCTTGTGGAGGACAAGCTTTTTTCCTACTCTGGCAACTGCAAACAGGAGCTAATCTGAACCAACAG gatTGCCATGGAGAAGCTCCTATTCATAAGGCAGCTAAAGTTGGGAGCTTGGAGTGTCTTGCTCTACTCGTTGCCAGTGATGCCAGAATAGA TTTGTGCAATAATGATGGACAAACAGCAGAAGATCTTGCATGGGCTTTTGGATTTCTGGAATGTGCCAAGTTCCTCACAACTGTTAAACACACTCAAAATATGAAGCTAAGAGAACAACCTAGCTACTCACTTAAGGACAATTGTGGTTTGCCAAGAGAGGCTTCAGCTGGAAAGAAACGAGCATGTGGAATTATGGGACCCGCAAACAGAAAGAGGAGGAGATCAGATG GTTCTCTGAGGACTTGGGAAGGAGCTGAATTTCTGAGCCAGGATGTCTGCTGTTTCCCACTCACTAGCTCAATGAAGACTAGGTGCAGGAAGAATGGTTTCTCTTACTCCAACCTGCAACAATGGGAGGGGACCTCTTGCTGA